ACGGCAAAAGATGGTAACATAGCCGATCTTGTAATTTAGTATGTGCTTATTGTACCGAAAGGGAGGGGGGTATATTTTTCGGTCTGATGCCGGGAGACTGCTTAAGCCATTTGTATTTTGAGTGGTCCGGGTTTTCTGAAACCGCCGGTTACAACGGGATAAACTCGACGGATTTTACACGGAAACCGTTACCTATTCACCTGACTAGTGGCACCTGTTCCGGGGTTTTACTATTTTTACTGCTCAAACTAGGCGTTGCGGCTGCACGGCAGCATCGGCATAAAAGGAGAGTAAAAATGAGTCTGGTAAAATCGGGTGCAATCTTCGATGCGATGTCTTTTCCCGTACATGTGGACCGTGTGGAAAATCGCGCGCTCCGGATCAACGAGCTGCATCGTCATGAATATTTTGAGCTGCTCTATGTGAAGAAGGGATCGTTGTCCTGTTGCTTCAAAAGCCGGACGGAAGTCCTGAAAAGGGGCGAGATCCTCATTATCAAGCCCTATGTGCTGCACATGCTGGAAGACCGGGACGTGGCGAACAGCTGTTCCTATTTCTGCAGTTTTCTTCCGCAGGTGGTGGACCTGAATATCCAGTCTTTGGAACGACTCCGGGGGTCGAAATCGCCAAATGCCTATTTCTTCAAATCGCTAATGTCGTTGCTGGACAGGGATTCTGCGGCGGTGAAAATGAAACTCGATGCTGAGTTGCAGCATGCAATGCAGGATGTTCTTGAATTGCTGAAGGTTCACGCCCACACCTCATCCGAGAAAAGTCATGCTCTCTGCCGGTTTCATTTTCTGGAACTGATGGCGTTGATGTCGGAACAGCATGAACGTGCATCGGAGAGTCGGCATACGGTGAAACAGAAAGTGAACGTTTCCGTGTCAAAGTGCATGCAGGGGTTGCGTACGGTACTTAATTATATTCACGATCATTATAACGACGATCTGACGCTGGAGTCCATGGCACGTATGTGCGGAACGGCGGAACCCTATTTTTGCCGGCTGTTTAAAAATGAAACCGGTACCACGTTTATGAATTATCTTAATGGGTTGCGGATCCGTAAAGCCTGTGAACTGTTGCGCGATACATCGGATACTGCGCTTGAAATCTGTTATCAGGTTGGTTTCAGCAACTACCCCCGGTTCTTACGGCAGTTTAAAAAGAATATCGGTCGGTCTCCGGTGGAATTCCGTCGCGAACAGAGTCGCGGCCGCAGGAATCGCCGTATGCCTGTTCCGGCAAAGTGGAATTAATGAGGGGTCAAATGCAGTATCGGCCGAGACAAGTTCCCGCCTGATTCTGTAGACCTGTTCAATCGAATCTTTAACCCGTGAGGATGATTATGAGTAGATGCAGTGTGTTCGCAGCTTTTCTGCTGTCGCTGGCCTGTGGGGCCGGAGCCGCCGGAAAACCCAATGTTCTTTTTATTGCCGTTGATGATCTGCGGCCTGAGCTGGGTTGCTATGGCTCCGAAATAGCGGTCAGCCCGAATCTGGATAAACTGGCCTCTCAGGGATTGCTGTTCAATCGGGCGTATTGTCAGGAGCCGATCTGCGGACCGTCGCGGGCCAGTCTGATGTGCGGGGCACGACCGGACAGCATCGGAGTGGTGGAAAATTATGCGCATTTCCGCGAGCTGAATCCCGACATCGTAACGCTTTCGCAGCACTTCATGAACAACGGCTATGAAGCCACGCAGGTCGGCAAGATTTTTCACAGCGAAAAATTTGCAGACTGGGAGAATTCCTGGACTCGCCGTCCGGTAAAACTGAAAATAAACCGGCCGGTGGTCGGTAATCCCTATGCCGAGCCGGAAAATCAGAAAATCTATAAGGAAACCAAAGACTATCTGGAGAAAAAATATTGGGCGGGCGTCGGTAAAACAGGGCTCGTTCACGGCCCGGCCTATGAATTTGCCGATGTGCCGGATAATGCCTATCGCGATGGATACAACGCTGAAGTTGCCATTGAGGAAATTAAACAGCTGGCCAAAGGCGATAAACCCTTTTTCCTCGGGGTTGGATTTTATAAACCGCATTTGGAATTCATTGCGCCGAAAAAATACTGGGACCTTTATGAGCATGATGAGATCCCGCTGGCTGAATATACCACCGCACCGAAAGACGGCGCGGCAATGGGGCTGCATGCCTCCTTCGAACTGCGGGTGCGCTCTGACATTCCGAAATCCGGCGATATCGATGATGAGCTCGCCCGAAATCTGAAACATGCCTATCTCGGCTGCGTCAGTTACATCGATGCTCAGATCGGCAAAGTGCTCCAGGCCTTGGAAGAGTCCGGTGTGCGGGACAATACCATTATTATCGTCTGGGGCGATCACGGCTGGCATCTCGGCGACATGGGCATCTGGGGAAAAGCCACGAATTATGAAATTGCCACACGTGTTCCGCTGATGATCTGGACGCCGGATATGCCGTCCGGCAGCCGGGGTAAAACCACCGATGCACTGGTGGAACTGATTGATATGTATCCAACGCTCTGCGAACTGGCAGGACTTGAA
The Pontiella agarivorans DNA segment above includes these coding regions:
- a CDS encoding sulfatase gives rise to the protein MSRCSVFAAFLLSLACGAGAAGKPNVLFIAVDDLRPELGCYGSEIAVSPNLDKLASQGLLFNRAYCQEPICGPSRASLMCGARPDSIGVVENYAHFRELNPDIVTLSQHFMNNGYEATQVGKIFHSEKFADWENSWTRRPVKLKINRPVVGNPYAEPENQKIYKETKDYLEKKYWAGVGKTGLVHGPAYEFADVPDNAYRDGYNAEVAIEEIKQLAKGDKPFFLGVGFYKPHLEFIAPKKYWDLYEHDEIPLAEYTTAPKDGAAMGLHASFELRVRSDIPKSGDIDDELARNLKHAYLGCVSYIDAQIGKVLQALEESGVRDNTIIIVWGDHGWHLGDMGIWGKATNYEIATRVPLMIWTPDMPSGSRGKTTDALVELIDMYPTLCELAGLELPEHLEGESFVPLLKDPARPWDQIALSQFPNPALREWAANPLMPQMRETFFGPLIEEVEQRIIKQQGDKWDRDLFENHLMGYAMRTDRYRIVLWKDVQHPDADPVFVELYDHETDPHETVNVAKQNPETVNALIKQFNTAF
- a CDS encoding AraC family transcriptional regulator — encoded protein: MSLVKSGAIFDAMSFPVHVDRVENRALRINELHRHEYFELLYVKKGSLSCCFKSRTEVLKRGEILIIKPYVLHMLEDRDVANSCSYFCSFLPQVVDLNIQSLERLRGSKSPNAYFFKSLMSLLDRDSAAVKMKLDAELQHAMQDVLELLKVHAHTSSEKSHALCRFHFLELMALMSEQHERASESRHTVKQKVNVSVSKCMQGLRTVLNYIHDHYNDDLTLESMARMCGTAEPYFCRLFKNETGTTFMNYLNGLRIRKACELLRDTSDTALEICYQVGFSNYPRFLRQFKKNIGRSPVEFRREQSRGRRNRRMPVPAKWN